The following coding sequences are from one Streptomyces venezuelae window:
- a CDS encoding sensor histidine kinase yields the protein MRWALVKVCLAVTTMVVVAFAVPLGLVVKEMARDRAISNAERHGAGMGPTLSITTDREELTRAVASSEAGGDGRMAVYVPAVGDAEAFEVGDPRAGARAVEATRKEGRARTTGVPGGFVVLQPTALSSGTAVVEIYVPEAEVSNGVTTAWVVLAGVGIALIIGSVAVADRLGVRMVQPAKRLVGAAHDLGEGKLGARVPEEGPTELRLAAVAFNSMADQVVQLLANERELAADLSHRLRTPLTVLRLNAASLGEGPAAEQTRTAVETLEREVDTIIRTARDAKPQTATAGPGAGCDAAEVIRERMAFWSALAEDEGREVRVAGVERPVRIPVARTELVAALDALLGNVFRHTPEGTAFSVDVHNGEDAVIVLVSDAGPGIADPEAALARGAGSGEDGSTGLGLDIVRRLAESTGGDLRIGSSVLGGTEVRLWIQLDARRPGEGRRGHRGPAVRRRKRPAGAT from the coding sequence GTGAGATGGGCCCTGGTCAAGGTCTGCCTGGCCGTCACCACGATGGTCGTGGTGGCCTTCGCGGTACCGCTCGGACTCGTCGTCAAGGAGATGGCGCGGGACCGCGCCATCTCGAACGCGGAACGCCACGGCGCCGGCATGGGCCCCACGCTCTCCATCACCACCGACCGTGAGGAGCTCACCCGGGCCGTCGCCTCGTCGGAGGCGGGCGGCGACGGGCGGATGGCCGTGTACGTGCCTGCCGTCGGGGACGCCGAGGCGTTCGAGGTCGGCGACCCCCGGGCCGGGGCGCGCGCGGTCGAGGCCACCCGCAAGGAGGGCCGGGCCAGGACCACCGGGGTTCCCGGCGGCTTCGTCGTGCTCCAGCCGACCGCGCTCAGCTCCGGCACGGCCGTCGTGGAGATCTACGTCCCCGAGGCCGAGGTCAGCAACGGCGTGACCACCGCGTGGGTGGTGCTCGCGGGCGTCGGCATCGCGCTGATCATCGGGTCGGTGGCGGTCGCGGACCGTCTCGGCGTACGCATGGTGCAGCCCGCAAAACGCCTGGTGGGCGCCGCGCACGACCTCGGTGAGGGAAAGCTGGGGGCACGCGTGCCCGAGGAGGGGCCCACCGAACTGCGCCTCGCCGCCGTCGCGTTCAACTCGATGGCCGACCAGGTCGTCCAGCTCCTCGCCAACGAACGCGAGCTCGCCGCCGACCTCTCCCACCGCCTGCGCACCCCGCTGACGGTGCTGAGGCTCAACGCGGCCTCGCTCGGCGAGGGCCCGGCGGCCGAGCAGACGCGTACCGCCGTCGAGACGCTGGAGCGCGAGGTCGACACCATCATCCGCACCGCCCGCGACGCCAAACCGCAGACGGCGACGGCAGGCCCCGGCGCGGGCTGCGACGCCGCCGAGGTCATCCGGGAGCGGATGGCCTTCTGGTCGGCGCTCGCCGAGGACGAGGGCCGCGAGGTCCGGGTCGCGGGTGTCGAACGCCCGGTCCGCATCCCCGTGGCCCGCACCGAACTGGTCGCCGCCCTCGACGCGCTGCTCGGCAACGTCTTCCGGCACACCCCGGAGGGCACGGCGTTCTCGGTGGACGTCCACAACGGCGAGGACGCCGTGATCGTGCTCGTCTCCGACGCGGGCCCCGGCATCGCCGACCCCGAGGCCGCGCTCGCCCGCGGCGCGGGCTCCGGCGAGGACGGCTCCACGGGCCTCGGCCTCGACATCGTGCGCCGCCTCGCCGAGTCCACGGGCGGCGACCTCCGCATCGGCAGCTCCGTCCTCGGCGGCACGGAGGTCCGCCTCTGGATACAGCTGGACGCCCGCCGCCCCGGTGAGGGCCGCCGGGGCCACCGCGGCCCCGCGGTACGCCGCCGCAAGCGCCCGGCCGGCGCGACCTGA
- a CDS encoding M6 family metalloprotease domain-containing protein, with amino-acid sequence MSRIPHPEVDVPRQLPPWGLTRGGENSRLRSTAALLTSLTALAATSLVAGPATAEPTAGPCALRRTGAHHSEGLDTWNTAYPRPARTLNAVLVFLSFPDSPPRTTPDELTADHFPATSDFFERASYGKFALRPHPHREWVEMPGDSLSYAIRRDWNPKRRAAYLREAVAAADPHVDFSRYDVVYFVADPDAPGVDSDATKVVNFDRPMRADGTDIRRIVTVFERHPPDRNVLAHETGHVFDLPDLYHRPTDGKGDWDTHVGDWDVMGSQFGLAPDLFGWHKWKLGWLEPRQVRCVGAGTERLTLEPLAAPLAPGALGGTRLAVVRTGRDTVLALEARGSTGNDRATCTEGILVYEVRSGTASGSGPVEVVDAHPETEACWGESVYPQLADAPVRAGESFTVPDHDVRVEVAGRTASGAWTVQVTTV; translated from the coding sequence GTGTCCCGCATTCCGCACCCGGAGGTCGACGTGCCGCGTCAGCTCCCCCCTTGGGGACTCACCCGTGGAGGGGAGAATTCCCGCCTGCGCAGCACCGCCGCCCTCCTCACCTCGCTGACCGCCCTGGCCGCCACCTCCCTGGTCGCGGGCCCCGCGACCGCCGAGCCCACGGCGGGACCGTGCGCCTTGCGGCGCACCGGCGCGCACCACTCGGAAGGCCTCGACACCTGGAACACCGCCTATCCGCGCCCGGCGCGCACCCTGAACGCGGTGCTGGTGTTCCTCTCCTTCCCGGACTCCCCGCCGCGGACGACCCCCGACGAACTGACCGCCGACCACTTCCCCGCCACCAGCGACTTCTTCGAACGCGCCTCGTACGGCAAGTTCGCGCTGCGCCCCCATCCGCACCGCGAGTGGGTCGAGATGCCGGGCGACTCCCTCTCGTACGCCATACGGCGCGACTGGAACCCCAAGCGCCGCGCCGCCTATCTGCGCGAAGCGGTCGCCGCGGCCGATCCGCACGTGGACTTCTCGCGCTACGACGTCGTGTACTTCGTCGCCGACCCGGACGCGCCCGGCGTCGACTCGGACGCCACGAAGGTGGTCAACTTCGACCGGCCGATGCGGGCCGACGGCACGGACATCCGGCGCATCGTCACCGTCTTCGAACGGCACCCGCCGGACCGCAACGTCCTGGCCCACGAGACGGGCCACGTCTTCGACCTCCCCGACCTCTACCACCGCCCCACCGACGGCAAGGGCGACTGGGACACCCACGTCGGCGACTGGGACGTCATGGGCAGCCAGTTCGGGCTCGCCCCCGACCTCTTCGGCTGGCACAAGTGGAAGCTGGGCTGGCTGGAGCCGCGGCAGGTGCGGTGCGTCGGAGCGGGAACGGAACGGCTCACCCTCGAACCGCTGGCGGCCCCCCTCGCACCGGGTGCGCTCGGCGGCACCCGGCTCGCCGTGGTCCGCACGGGCCGGGACACCGTGCTCGCCCTGGAGGCGCGCGGCTCGACGGGCAACGACCGTGCGACGTGTACGGAGGGGATCCTCGTCTACGAGGTGCGGAGCGGGACGGCGTCGGGCAGCGGCCCCGTCGAGGTCGTCGACGCCCATCCGGAGACCGAGGCCTGCTGGGGCGAATCGGTGTACCCGCAGCTGGCGGACGCGCCGGTGCGGGCGGGGGAGAGCTTCACGGTGCCGGACCACGACGTGCGGGTCGAGGTGGCGGGTCGGACGGCGTCGGGGGCGTGGACGGTGCAGGTGACGACGGTCTGA
- a CDS encoding phosphatase PAP2 family protein: MPKTDVPGTAGITGHRLRWWTELPLIVLVYAAYSAGRLIVRGDVASAIDHGVGILKTEQFLRLNAESPLNRLFTANAWIGVPADFWYASLHYLVTPAVLVWLFRSRAVHYRAARAWLMISTMIGLVGFTLLPTCPPRLLSEGYGFVDTMAQYSDFGWWGGEASAPRGLGGMTNQYAAMPSLHVGWALWCGVMLWRCGRSPLTRAAAVGYPLITTIVVMGTANHYFFDALAGAAVMGVGFLLVRPVQRLTEPVMDRLRARFLRSPEVSSATESSIVGAGCQTSAGERIPRQRKQSAPQGAESSARPAEAGRPADVSGDGAPAPAH, translated from the coding sequence ATGCCGAAGACCGACGTGCCGGGCACTGCGGGCATAACCGGGCACCGGCTCCGCTGGTGGACCGAGCTGCCGCTGATCGTGCTGGTGTACGCCGCGTACTCCGCCGGCCGGCTGATCGTGCGGGGCGATGTGGCCAGCGCGATCGACCACGGTGTGGGGATCCTCAAGACCGAGCAGTTCCTGCGTCTCAACGCGGAGAGCCCGCTGAACCGCCTCTTCACCGCCAACGCCTGGATCGGTGTCCCCGCGGACTTCTGGTACGCCTCGCTGCACTACCTCGTCACGCCCGCCGTGCTCGTCTGGCTGTTCCGCAGCCGCGCGGTCCACTACCGGGCCGCACGCGCGTGGCTGATGATCTCCACCATGATCGGCCTCGTCGGCTTCACGCTCCTGCCGACCTGCCCGCCCCGGCTGCTGAGCGAGGGGTACGGCTTCGTCGACACCATGGCGCAGTACAGCGACTTCGGCTGGTGGGGCGGCGAGGCGAGCGCGCCGCGCGGGCTCGGCGGGATGACCAACCAGTACGCGGCGATGCCGAGCCTGCACGTCGGGTGGGCGCTGTGGTGCGGCGTGATGCTGTGGCGGTGCGGGCGTTCGCCGCTCACCAGGGCGGCCGCCGTCGGCTACCCGCTGATCACCACGATCGTGGTCATGGGCACCGCCAACCACTACTTCTTCGACGCGCTCGCGGGTGCCGCCGTGATGGGCGTCGGGTTCCTGCTCGTGCGGCCCGTGCAGCGGCTCACGGAGCCCGTGATGGACCGTCTGCGGGCGCGTTTCCTGCGGAGCCCCGAGGTCTCGTCCGCCACAGAGTCCTCGATTGTCGGTGCCGGATGCCAGACTTCGGCAGGTGAGCGAATTCCCCGACAGCGCAAGCAGAGTGCCCCCCAGGGCGCCGAGTCGAGTGCCCGCCCAGCCGAGGCAGGACGCCCGGCCGACGTCTCCGGGGACGGCGCTCCGGCACCGGCTCACTGA
- a CDS encoding AAA domain-containing protein — protein sequence MQLAPPAGASFDPGAEAARATEAILHDTLHGTHRGVVVDSPPGAGKSTLVVRAARELAAAGRPLMVIAQTNAQVDDLVLRLAEKDPELPVGRLHSSDPDPYDKALDDLANVRKSTKAGDLAGLDVVISTAAKWAHVKADQLDAPWGHAIVDEAYQMRSDALLAVAGLFERALFVGDPGQLDPFSIVGAEQWAGLSYDPSASAVATLLAHNPDLPQHRLPVSWRLPASAAPLVSDAFYPYTPFRSGTGPGDRALRFAVESDGSGADRVIDEAAESGWGLLELPARNTPRTDPEAVRALAQVVRRLLDRGGAATSERDPDPTPLTADRIAVGTAHRDQAAAVRAALADVGVLDVTVDTANRLQGREYDVTVVLHPLSGRPDATAFHLETGRLCVLASRHRHACIVVCRAGVSALLDDHPSTEPVQLGVTVKFPDGWEANHAVLSRLSEHRVPWQPH from the coding sequence ATGCAGCTCGCCCCGCCCGCGGGCGCCTCCTTCGACCCCGGCGCCGAGGCCGCGCGCGCCACGGAGGCGATCCTCCACGACACGCTGCACGGCACGCACCGCGGCGTCGTGGTCGACTCGCCGCCCGGCGCGGGCAAGTCGACGCTCGTGGTCCGCGCGGCGCGTGAGCTGGCCGCGGCGGGCCGCCCGCTGATGGTCATCGCGCAGACGAACGCGCAGGTCGACGACCTCGTCCTGCGGCTCGCGGAGAAGGACCCCGAGCTTCCCGTGGGCCGACTGCACAGCAGCGACCCCGATCCGTACGACAAGGCGCTCGACGACCTGGCGAACGTCCGCAAGTCCACGAAGGCGGGGGATCTCGCCGGTCTGGACGTCGTCATCTCCACCGCCGCGAAGTGGGCGCACGTCAAGGCCGACCAGCTCGACGCGCCGTGGGGGCACGCGATCGTCGACGAGGCCTACCAGATGCGGTCGGACGCGCTGCTCGCCGTGGCGGGTCTGTTCGAGCGGGCGCTGTTCGTGGGCGACCCCGGGCAGTTGGACCCGTTCTCGATCGTCGGCGCGGAACAATGGGCGGGGCTCTCGTACGATCCGTCGGCCTCCGCGGTGGCGACGCTCCTCGCCCACAACCCCGACCTGCCGCAGCACCGCCTGCCGGTGTCCTGGCGGCTGCCCGCGTCGGCCGCGCCCTTGGTCTCGGACGCGTTCTACCCGTACACGCCGTTCCGCAGTGGCACGGGGCCCGGGGACCGCGCCCTCCGCTTCGCGGTGGAGTCGGACGGTTCGGGCGCCGACCGGGTGATCGACGAGGCGGCGGAGTCCGGCTGGGGCCTGCTCGAACTCCCGGCGCGCAACACGCCGCGCACGGACCCGGAGGCGGTCCGGGCGCTGGCCCAGGTGGTCCGCCGCCTCCTGGACCGCGGCGGTGCGGCGACGTCGGAGCGCGACCCCGACCCCACCCCGCTCACCGCGGACCGGATCGCGGTGGGCACGGCCCACCGCGACCAGGCGGCGGCGGTGCGGGCCGCGCTGGCGGACGTCGGCGTCCTGGACGTCACGGTGGACACGGCGAACCGCCTCCAAGGCCGCGAGTACGACGTGACGGTGGTCCTGCACCCGCTCTCGGGCCGCCCCGACGCGACGGCGTTCCACCTGGAGACGGGCCGCCTCTGCGTCCTGGCGTCCCGGCACCGTCACGCGTGCATCGTGGTCTGCCGGGCAGGCGTCAGCGCCCTGCTCGACGACCACCCGTCGACGGAACCGGTCCAGCTGGGCGTCACGGTGAAATTCCCCGACGGCTGGGAAGCGAACCACGCGGTCCTGTCCCGCTTGTCGGAACACCGTGTGCCGTGGCAGCCCCATTAG
- a CDS encoding LLM class flavin-dependent oxidoreductase, which yields MDPTDDGIRGERHGTAPVPLSVLDLVTVGAGRTATDALRTSVDIAKLTEARGYHRYWVAEHHSMPGVASSSPAVILAHLAAHTGRIRLGSGGVMLPNHAPLVIAEQFGTLEAMAPGRVDLGLGRAPGTDGATAAALRRTDRLNEGADDFPQQLAELTRFLDDDFPDGHPYSRIHAVPGPVQATSPGGVQSPHRPPVWLLGSSGFSARLAGALGLPFAFAHHFSAQNTIPALDLYRESFKPSALLDAPYAVIGVSALATDDENEARRQVMAAALNMVRLRTGRPGLVPTPEEAEAHRFTEMERDFITSWNSNVVHGTPDQVRSGLDDLAKRTGADELMLTANAHSGEVRLRSYDLIASAYGLPEA from the coding sequence GGCATCCGCGGCGAGCGGCACGGCACCGCGCCCGTGCCCCTGTCCGTGCTCGACCTCGTCACCGTCGGCGCGGGGCGCACCGCCACCGACGCGCTGCGCACCAGCGTCGACATCGCCAAGCTGACCGAGGCCCGCGGGTACCACCGCTACTGGGTCGCCGAGCATCACTCCATGCCGGGCGTCGCCTCGTCGTCCCCGGCCGTGATCCTCGCCCACCTGGCCGCCCACACCGGCCGCATCCGGCTCGGCTCCGGCGGCGTCATGCTGCCCAACCACGCGCCGCTCGTCATCGCCGAACAGTTCGGCACCCTGGAGGCGATGGCCCCGGGCCGCGTCGACCTCGGCCTCGGCCGCGCCCCCGGCACGGACGGCGCGACCGCCGCCGCCCTGCGCCGCACCGACCGGCTCAACGAGGGCGCCGACGACTTCCCGCAGCAACTCGCCGAGCTCACCCGCTTCCTGGACGACGACTTCCCCGACGGCCACCCCTACAGCCGCATCCACGCCGTCCCCGGCCCCGTCCAGGCGACCTCGCCCGGCGGCGTCCAGTCCCCGCACCGCCCGCCGGTCTGGCTGCTCGGCTCCTCCGGCTTCAGCGCCCGGCTCGCCGGCGCCCTCGGCCTGCCGTTCGCCTTCGCGCACCACTTCTCCGCGCAGAACACGATCCCGGCGCTCGACCTCTACCGCGAGTCGTTCAAGCCCTCGGCGCTCCTCGACGCCCCGTACGCGGTCATCGGCGTCTCGGCCCTCGCGACGGACGACGAGAACGAGGCCCGCCGCCAGGTCATGGCCGCCGCCCTGAACATGGTCCGGCTGCGCACCGGCCGCCCCGGCCTGGTCCCCACCCCCGAGGAGGCGGAGGCGCACCGGTTCACGGAGATGGAGCGTGACTTCATCACGTCCTGGAACTCCAACGTCGTCCACGGCACCCCCGACCAGGTCCGCTCCGGCCTGGACGACCTCGCCAAGCGCACGGGCGCCGACGAGCTGATGCTCACGGCCAACGCCCACAGCGGCGAGGTCCGCCTGCGCAGCTACGACCTGATCGCGAGCGCCTACGGCCTGCCGGAGGCGTGA
- a CDS encoding histidine phosphatase family protein, which yields MAPRILLARHGQTEWSLSGKHTGRTDIPLLEEGRRGAKLLGERLHRAPYDGLPDVEVRTSPLSRARETCEIAGFGDRATPWDALMEFDYGAYDGMTPADIQAVRPGWFIWRDGVPEGETLAQVAARADEVVEWARSADRDVLVFAHGHILRVIGARWLGLGIEFAARIRLNPTSLSVLGWAYGEPAIEAWNETGHLTQD from the coding sequence ATGGCACCCCGCATCCTGCTGGCCCGGCACGGACAGACGGAGTGGTCGCTGTCCGGGAAGCACACCGGCAGGACCGACATCCCCCTCCTCGAAGAGGGCCGGCGCGGCGCGAAGCTCCTCGGCGAGCGGCTGCACCGCGCGCCCTACGACGGCCTCCCGGATGTCGAGGTGCGCACGAGTCCGCTCTCCCGCGCGCGGGAGACCTGCGAGATCGCCGGCTTCGGCGACCGCGCCACCCCGTGGGACGCGCTCATGGAGTTCGACTACGGGGCGTACGACGGGATGACCCCCGCCGACATCCAGGCGGTCCGCCCCGGCTGGTTCATCTGGCGCGACGGTGTGCCCGAGGGCGAGACGCTGGCGCAGGTCGCCGCGCGCGCGGACGAGGTCGTGGAGTGGGCCAGGAGCGCCGACCGCGACGTGCTGGTCTTCGCGCACGGCCACATCCTGCGGGTCATCGGCGCGCGCTGGCTCGGCCTCGGGATCGAGTTCGCCGCCCGCATCCGCCTCAACCCGACGTCCCTCTCGGTCCTGGGCTGGGCCTACGGAGAACCCGCCATCGAGGCGTGGAACGAGACGGGTCACCTGACCCAGGACTGA
- a CDS encoding putative bifunctional diguanylate cyclase/phosphodiesterase, whose translation MNGTSEGPASTVTAPDRTRTDVTERRRTDASDPRDASDYRGAFAAAPLALAVVDADGLVISANDALAALFGAAPGALTGSVAADLIDLASDARTWHAYCEVLRGRQAKLRCTRRLKHPDGHSLWVQITVSPMPEHADGGAGGAVLLAASDISARRELQARLRHVQMHDPVTRLPNRNLFFERLATALEAGTYDDTSTGRIGLCYLDLDGFKAVNDTLGHRVGDRLLAAVAERLTRCADRAGYGRASAPLVARLGGDEFALLVEDSTGTDQLAELADTTLKALQEPFDLSGQRLSVSASIGVVERRAAGTTTTGLMQAADTTLYWAKTDGKARWTLFDPERNANRVTRQALSSSLRPAVERGEFVLEYQPLVGLDDEGLHGVEALVRWQHPQFGLLTPNRFIGLAEEDGSIVQLGRWVLRSSCLQARRWQLEHPEREPVFVSVNVAVRQVWDSDLVADVAEILAETGLPARLLQLELTESAVMGSAGRPLQALQALSDMGVRIAIDDFGTGYSNLAYLSRLPVSVLKLDGSFVRGFQYEEGEERTNPADEVIVEAMIQLAHRLGLTVTAECVETAAQATRLRRIGCDTGQGWLYSRPVAPDRISLLLEGAA comes from the coding sequence GTGAACGGAACGTCCGAAGGGCCCGCCTCCACGGTCACAGCGCCCGACCGAACCCGTACCGACGTCACGGAGCGTCGCCGGACCGATGCGTCGGACCCTCGCGACGCCTCCGACTACCGCGGCGCCTTCGCCGCCGCGCCCCTGGCCCTCGCGGTCGTCGACGCCGACGGCCTCGTCATCAGCGCCAACGACGCACTGGCCGCCCTGTTCGGCGCGGCCCCCGGCGCGCTCACCGGGAGCGTCGCCGCCGACCTGATCGACCTGGCGTCCGACGCCCGCACCTGGCACGCGTACTGCGAGGTGCTGCGCGGACGGCAGGCCAAGCTGCGCTGCACGCGGCGCCTGAAGCACCCCGACGGGCACTCCCTGTGGGTGCAGATCACGGTCTCACCGATGCCGGAGCACGCCGACGGGGGCGCGGGCGGCGCCGTCCTGCTCGCCGCCTCCGACATCAGCGCGCGCCGCGAACTGCAGGCCCGGCTGCGGCACGTACAGATGCACGACCCGGTGACGCGGCTGCCCAACCGCAACCTGTTCTTCGAGCGCCTCGCGACGGCGCTGGAGGCGGGGACGTACGACGACACGAGCACCGGCCGGATCGGGCTCTGCTACCTCGACCTCGACGGGTTCAAGGCGGTCAACGACACCCTCGGCCACCGGGTCGGCGACCGGCTGCTCGCCGCCGTCGCCGAGCGGCTCACGCGCTGCGCGGACCGGGCCGGGTACGGCAGGGCGTCGGCGCCGCTGGTCGCGCGGCTCGGCGGCGACGAGTTCGCGCTGCTCGTCGAGGACTCGACCGGCACGGACCAGCTGGCCGAGCTCGCCGACACGACGCTGAAGGCGCTCCAGGAACCGTTCGACCTGTCCGGGCAGCGGCTCTCCGTCTCCGCGTCCATCGGCGTCGTGGAGCGGCGCGCCGCGGGCACCACCACGACGGGCCTCATGCAGGCCGCCGACACGACGCTGTACTGGGCGAAGACGGACGGCAAGGCCCGCTGGACGCTGTTCGACCCCGAGCGCAACGCCAACCGTGTGACCCGGCAGGCGCTGTCCAGCTCACTGCGGCCCGCGGTCGAGCGCGGCGAGTTCGTCCTGGAGTACCAGCCGCTGGTGGGGCTCGACGACGAGGGGCTGCACGGCGTCGAGGCGCTCGTGCGGTGGCAGCACCCGCAGTTCGGTCTCCTGACGCCGAATCGGTTCATCGGACTGGCCGAGGAGGACGGTTCGATCGTGCAGCTGGGGCGCTGGGTGCTGCGGAGCTCCTGCCTGCAGGCGCGGCGCTGGCAGTTGGAGCACCCCGAGCGTGAACCGGTCTTCGTCAGCGTCAATGTGGCGGTGCGCCAGGTCTGGGACTCGGACCTGGTCGCGGACGTCGCCGAGATCCTCGCCGAGACGGGCCTCCCGGCCCGCCTCCTCCAGCTGGAGCTCACCGAGTCCGCCGTGATGGGCTCGGCGGGCCGCCCGCTCCAGGCGTTGCAGGCGCTCAGCGACATGGGCGTGCGGATCGCCATCGACGACTTCGGCACGGGCTACTCGAACCTCGCCTACCTCAGCCGTCTCCCGGTCTCCGTCCTCAAGCTGGACGGCTCCTTCGTGCGGGGATTCCAGTACGAGGAGGGCGAGGAGCGCACCAATCCCGCCGACGAGGTCATCGTCGAGGCGATGATCCAGCTCGCCCACCGGCTCGGCCTGACGGTGACGGCCGAATGCGTGGAGACGGCCGCTCAGGCGACCCGCCTGCGCCGCATCGGCTGCGACACGGGCCAGGGCTGGCTCTACTCCCGACCGGTCGCGCCGGATCGTATCTCCCTGCTGCTGGAGGGGGCCGCCTGA
- a CDS encoding bifunctional DNA primase/polymerase yields MSSSTSLHPAPTPTHGAPAPTGPAHDSCDDVTADGAAWLASAETYPRSALTHWRSRPGAPAVLPCGSAFDVVSVPAVFGRRMLDRLWEEGPGSGPVAAHRGRVLLFAAPGTAQRLPALLEWEEWGGGTEVPPVLCHGTGDAVTVPPLAATGPGGRLESRWLVAPGTRHPWLPGPEVILWACVRAARSAASSAVRVSIFPGGDQSAKVYDVSRRR; encoded by the coding sequence ATGAGCAGCAGTACTTCCCTCCACCCCGCTCCGACCCCCACCCACGGCGCCCCGGCTCCCACCGGGCCCGCCCACGACTCCTGCGACGACGTCACCGCCGACGGAGCCGCCTGGCTCGCCTCCGCCGAAACGTATCCGCGCAGCGCGCTCACCCACTGGCGCAGCCGGCCCGGCGCCCCGGCCGTCCTCCCCTGCGGCTCCGCGTTCGACGTGGTCAGCGTCCCGGCCGTCTTCGGGCGGCGGATGCTCGACCGGTTATGGGAGGAGGGTCCGGGATCGGGCCCGGTCGCCGCGCACCGGGGCCGCGTCCTGCTCTTCGCCGCGCCCGGCACCGCGCAGCGCCTGCCCGCCCTCCTGGAGTGGGAGGAGTGGGGAGGAGGCACGGAGGTCCCGCCGGTGCTCTGCCACGGCACGGGCGACGCCGTCACCGTGCCGCCGCTCGCCGCCACCGGCCCCGGCGGACGGCTGGAATCCCGGTGGCTCGTCGCCCCCGGCACCCGGCACCCCTGGCTCCCGGGGCCCGAGGTCATCCTCTGGGCCTGCGTCCGCGCGGCCCGCTCGGCGGCGTCGTCCGCCGTGCGCGTATCGATTTTTCCTGGCGGCGATCAGAGTGCTAAGGTCTACGACGTCAGCAGGCGCCGCTAG
- a CDS encoding spermidine synthase, translating into MARNKRAREAREAVVEEVDGGLAELIPDRDRAHAWTLLVDGAPQSHVDLDDPAHLDFEYQRRIGHIADLVAPPGKPVHALHLGGGAFTLARYVAATRPRSTQQIVERDTALVQLVRRELPLDPQARVRVRGTDAREGLAKIADGWADLVIADVFSGARTPAHLTSTEFLADVRRALKPGGYYVANLADGPPLAHLRGQLATAAALFPELALAADPAVLRGKRFGNAVLLASDRALPVAELTRRCAGDPHPGRVEHGRGLIDFSGGAAAVTDAAAVASPAPPPSVFR; encoded by the coding sequence ATGGCAAGGAACAAGCGGGCCCGTGAGGCGCGGGAAGCCGTGGTCGAGGAAGTCGACGGCGGGCTCGCCGAGCTCATACCGGACCGGGACAGGGCGCATGCCTGGACGCTGCTCGTCGACGGCGCGCCGCAGTCGCACGTCGACCTCGACGACCCCGCACACCTCGACTTCGAGTACCAGCGCAGGATCGGGCACATCGCCGACCTCGTCGCCCCGCCCGGCAAGCCCGTCCACGCCCTGCACCTCGGCGGCGGCGCCTTCACCCTCGCGCGCTACGTCGCCGCGACGCGCCCCCGCTCCACCCAGCAGATCGTCGAGCGCGACACCGCCCTCGTCCAACTCGTCCGCCGTGAACTGCCGTTGGACCCCCAGGCGCGCGTCCGCGTACGCGGCACCGACGCCCGCGAAGGCCTCGCCAAGATCGCCGACGGCTGGGCCGACCTCGTCATCGCCGACGTCTTCAGCGGGGCCCGCACCCCCGCCCACCTCACCAGCACCGAATTCCTCGCCGACGTCCGCAGGGCCCTGAAGCCCGGCGGGTACTACGTGGCCAACCTCGCCGACGGCCCGCCGCTCGCGCACCTGCGCGGCCAGCTCGCGACCGCCGCCGCGCTCTTCCCCGAACTCGCCCTCGCCGCCGACCCCGCCGTGCTCCGCGGCAAACGCTTCGGCAACGCCGTGCTGCTCGCCTCCGACCGCGCGCTGCCCGTCGCCGAACTGACCCGGCGCTGCGCCGGCGACCCCCATCCCGGCCGGGTCGAACACGGGCGGGGACTCATCGACTTCAGCGGGGGAGCCGCGGCCGTCACCGACGCCGCGGCCGTCGCCTCACCCGCGCCGCCGCCTTCGGTCTTCCGGTGA
- a CDS encoding response regulator transcription factor — MASVLVVEDDQFVRSALIRHLTEAAHTVRSVGTALEALREVAHFRFDVVILDLGLPDLDGSEALKMLRGITDVPVIIATARDDEAEIVRLLNDGADDYLTKPFSVEHLSARMAAVLRRTRTTAGEAPPSNVLQVGGLSIDPLRRQAELDGARLDLTRREFDLLAFLAGRPGVVVPRKELLAEVWQQSYGDDQTIDVHLSWLRRKLGETAARPRYLHTLRGVGVKLEPPVPEPQL, encoded by the coding sequence ATGGCAAGTGTGCTCGTCGTCGAGGATGACCAGTTCGTACGCTCCGCTCTCATCCGGCATCTGACCGAGGCGGCGCACACCGTGCGCAGCGTCGGCACCGCCCTGGAGGCGCTGCGGGAGGTCGCCCATTTCCGTTTCGACGTGGTGATCCTGGATCTCGGCCTGCCCGACCTCGACGGGTCGGAGGCGCTGAAGATGCTCCGCGGCATCACGGACGTCCCCGTGATCATCGCGACCGCGCGGGACGACGAGGCGGAGATCGTCCGGCTCCTCAACGACGGCGCCGACGACTACCTCACCAAGCCGTTCTCCGTGGAACACCTGTCGGCCCGCATGGCCGCCGTGCTGCGCCGCACGCGCACCACGGCGGGCGAGGCGCCGCCGAGCAACGTCCTCCAGGTCGGCGGACTCAGCATCGACCCGCTGCGGCGCCAGGCCGAGCTGGACGGCGCGCGGCTCGACCTGACCCGGCGCGAGTTCGACCTGCTCGCCTTCCTCGCCGGGCGGCCCGGTGTCGTCGTACCCCGCAAGGAACTGCTCGCCGAGGTCTGGCAGCAGAGCTACGGCGACGACCAGACCATCGACGTACATCTGTCGTGGCTGCGCAGGAAACTGGGCGAAACGGCCGCCCGTCCGCGCTACCTGCACACGCTGCGCGGCGTCGGCGTGAAGCTGGAGCCGCCGGTGCCGGAGCCACAGCTGTGA